A genomic region of Luteibacter aegosomatissinici contains the following coding sequences:
- a CDS encoding putative bifunctional diguanylate cyclase/phosphodiesterase, translating to MTEPQEWLMRHRFQIWDAAVVLAVAGVLVFLGFEYDLLRHLGVAPGKAGELELAELIAVVVVVGVFVVVMQRRMKAQSQEVERRIVAEREARVLALQDPLTGLANRRRFDEAVATAVAAPPGSARVHAVFMLDLNRFKLINDVYGHPIGDQVLTIVAGRIKGCVRRHADVVARLGGDEFAIVANHLFGPEEATSIALRIIESLKQPVRVGDNEHSVGVGIGVAFYPQDAQAESELVRRADIALYRAKSERGSAVKFFLEEMDEQVRVRAELESALRKAVIGGDIQVHFQPQVDLQTGALTGFEALARWHHAAWGDIPPERFIPIAEECGVINALGAHVLGEACREAMSWDGNLIVSVNVSPVQLHLPDFAAMVTRTLDESGLPPGRLELEITENTLVRDLQAAQTALAGLRDLGVRIALDDFGTGYSSLYHLRSFKVDRIKIDRSFVDSMATEAESVAIVRALLGLGHGLGVKVTAEGVEDAAQRRALLGEGCDEAQGFLFSEALTAEEARRLTGRDQSHVCRS from the coding sequence ATGACTGAGCCGCAGGAGTGGTTGATGCGCCACCGCTTTCAGATCTGGGATGCTGCCGTCGTGCTCGCCGTCGCGGGCGTGCTGGTGTTTCTTGGGTTTGAATACGACCTGCTGCGACACCTTGGTGTCGCGCCAGGCAAGGCCGGTGAGCTCGAGCTTGCCGAGCTCATTGCCGTGGTAGTTGTCGTCGGCGTATTCGTGGTGGTGATGCAGCGGCGCATGAAAGCGCAATCGCAGGAAGTCGAGCGCCGGATCGTGGCTGAGCGCGAGGCGCGGGTCCTTGCGCTCCAGGATCCGCTGACGGGCCTGGCCAATCGCCGGCGATTCGATGAAGCGGTAGCCACGGCCGTCGCCGCCCCACCCGGTTCGGCACGCGTGCATGCGGTCTTCATGCTGGACCTCAATCGCTTCAAGCTCATCAACGATGTGTACGGCCACCCCATCGGGGACCAGGTGCTGACGATCGTCGCCGGACGTATCAAGGGTTGCGTGCGGCGCCACGCCGATGTCGTGGCCCGGCTGGGCGGCGATGAATTCGCCATTGTCGCGAACCACCTCTTCGGCCCGGAGGAAGCAACAAGCATCGCCTTGCGCATCATCGAGTCGCTGAAGCAACCCGTTCGCGTGGGTGACAACGAGCACAGCGTGGGCGTGGGTATTGGCGTGGCGTTTTACCCCCAGGATGCCCAGGCGGAAAGCGAACTCGTGCGGCGAGCCGATATCGCGCTCTACCGAGCGAAAAGCGAGCGTGGCTCGGCGGTGAAGTTCTTCCTCGAAGAAATGGATGAACAAGTCAGGGTCCGTGCCGAGCTGGAATCCGCGCTGCGCAAGGCAGTTATCGGCGGCGACATCCAGGTGCACTTCCAACCCCAGGTCGATCTACAAACCGGCGCGCTCACCGGCTTCGAAGCCCTCGCCCGCTGGCATCACGCGGCCTGGGGCGATATTCCACCTGAGCGCTTTATTCCCATTGCCGAGGAATGTGGTGTCATCAACGCCCTGGGAGCCCATGTGCTTGGTGAGGCCTGCCGGGAGGCGATGAGCTGGGATGGCAACCTCATCGTTTCCGTCAACGTATCGCCTGTGCAGCTCCACCTGCCTGACTTCGCCGCCATGGTGACCCGGACTCTGGACGAATCCGGCCTGCCACCGGGTCGGCTGGAACTCGAGATCACCGAAAACACGCTCGTGCGCGACCTGCAAGCCGCACAGACGGCGCTGGCGGGCCTGCGCGACCTTGGCGTGCGTATCGCCCTCGATGATTTCGGCACGGGCTATTCAAGCCTGTATCACCTGCGCAGCTTCAAGGTGGACCGCATCAAGATCGACCGCAGCTTCGTCGATTCCATGGCCACCGAGGCCGAAAGCGTTGCCATTGTCCGCGCGCTGCTTGGCCTGGGCCATGGGCTGGGGGTGAAGGTCACGGCGGAAGGCGTGGAGGACGCCGCCCAGCGCCGGGCATTGCTCGGCGAGGGGTGCGATGAAGCGCAGGGCTTCTTGTTCAGTGAGGCGCTGACCGCTGAGGAGGCGCGGCGACTTACGGGGCGGGACCAGTCGCACGTCTGCCGTTCGTAG
- a CDS encoding DUF2474 family protein yields MARGPESFVRRAAWFVALYVGGVVAVAIIALAFRVLMPH; encoded by the coding sequence ATGGCACGCGGACCTGAGTCCTTCGTCCGCCGGGCTGCGTGGTTTGTTGCCCTCTACGTGGGCGGTGTGGTCGCCGTGGCGATCATTGCGCTGGCATTCCGGGTTCTGATGCCGCACTAA
- the cydB gene encoding cytochrome d ubiquinol oxidase subunit II, with protein MTIDLPVVWAAIIAFGVFLYVLLDGFDLGIGLLFPFFDREHDRQTMLNTVAPVWDGNETWMVLGGASLYAAFPVAYSVLLPATYLPIIGMVCGLIFRGVAFEIRAKARRSQRLWDVAFMMGSATAVFCQGLILGTLLQGVPVVDRKFAGGPFDWLSPFGLLAGLGLLVTYATLACGWLIMKTDGDLQRRVHVAMKPLVWLLLAFIVAVSGWTVLGQASVAARWFSLPNLFFFLPVPLLVVLCVAGILHALGKRYDRRPFVLTAAILFLGYTGLIISIFPNIIPPGLDIWAASSPPSSQKFTLVGAAIIIPIILCYSAMSYWVFRGKVRHDDPGYH; from the coding sequence ATGACTATCGACTTGCCGGTTGTCTGGGCGGCCATCATTGCTTTCGGGGTGTTCCTATACGTCCTTCTCGATGGGTTCGACCTCGGGATAGGGCTGCTCTTTCCGTTCTTCGATCGGGAGCACGACCGGCAGACCATGCTCAACACCGTCGCGCCCGTGTGGGATGGCAACGAGACCTGGATGGTGTTGGGCGGCGCGTCGCTGTACGCGGCGTTTCCCGTGGCGTACTCGGTGCTTTTACCGGCCACCTACCTGCCTATCATCGGCATGGTCTGTGGTCTCATTTTCCGTGGCGTTGCGTTTGAGATCCGCGCCAAGGCCCGGCGCTCCCAGCGCTTGTGGGATGTGGCCTTCATGATGGGCTCGGCAACGGCGGTCTTCTGCCAGGGCCTCATCCTCGGCACACTCCTCCAGGGCGTCCCTGTGGTCGACCGCAAATTCGCCGGCGGCCCGTTCGACTGGCTTTCCCCGTTCGGACTACTCGCGGGCCTGGGCTTGCTGGTCACCTACGCCACGCTCGCCTGTGGCTGGCTCATCATGAAAACCGACGGCGATTTGCAGCGCCGGGTACACGTGGCGATGAAACCCCTGGTGTGGCTATTGCTGGCCTTCATCGTGGCGGTGAGCGGATGGACGGTCCTCGGCCAGGCGAGCGTGGCCGCCCGCTGGTTCTCCCTTCCGAACCTGTTCTTCTTCCTTCCGGTGCCCTTGCTCGTCGTCCTCTGCGTGGCAGGCATCCTGCACGCGCTGGGCAAGCGATACGATCGGCGGCCGTTCGTGCTGACGGCAGCCATCCTGTTCCTGGGCTATACCGGCCTCATCATCTCCATCTTCCCCAACATCATCCCACCCGGCCTCGATATCTGGGCCGCATCCTCTCCACCATCGAGCCAGAAGTTCACCCTGGTGGGCGCGGCCATCATCATCCCGATCATCCTGTGCTACTCGGCGATGTCGTACTGGGTGTTCCGTGGGAAGGTGCGTCACGACGACCCGGGCTACCACTGA
- a CDS encoding cytochrome ubiquinol oxidase subunit I, giving the protein MLTSPDQALLLARWQFAFTVSFHIIFPAISIGLASYLAVLEGLWLRTRNTVYRDLFFFWSKVFAVGFAMGVVSGVVMSYEFGTNWSGFSTVAGSVTGPLLAFEVMTAFFLEAGFLGIMLFGWHKVGPRAHFFATVMVATGTLISTFWILASNSWMQTPQGYALEDGRIVPVDWWQIVFNPSFPYRLVHMALAAFIVAATLVAACSAWHLLRGRGDAAIRKAFSMALWMLLVVVPIQIFVGDAHGINTREHQPAKIAAIEGLWETEHGGTALNLVGWPDMEREETRWAVKVPHLGSVILTHSWDGEIRGLKDFAPEDRPNSTIVFWSFRIMVGMGLLLLLMALAGLLLRRGGRLYANRFFQRFVLLMAPSGLIALLAGWITTEAGRQPWVVYGVLRTKDAVSAVSAQQVGTSLMIFVVVYFAVFGTGIYYMLKLMGKGPDLPRDAAEAAAPDTGKGAPRFDHRPLSRPTDPIDE; this is encoded by the coding sequence GTGCTGACTTCACCTGACCAGGCACTCCTGCTCGCGCGCTGGCAATTCGCGTTTACCGTCTCGTTCCACATCATCTTTCCGGCGATAAGCATCGGCCTTGCCAGCTACCTTGCCGTGCTGGAAGGCCTTTGGCTGCGCACCAGGAACACGGTTTACCGCGACCTGTTTTTCTTCTGGTCCAAGGTGTTCGCCGTCGGCTTTGCCATGGGCGTCGTGTCCGGGGTGGTGATGAGCTATGAGTTCGGCACAAACTGGTCGGGCTTTTCGACCGTTGCCGGCTCGGTCACCGGTCCCTTGCTCGCCTTCGAGGTGATGACCGCCTTTTTCCTTGAGGCGGGTTTCCTCGGCATTATGCTCTTTGGCTGGCACAAGGTCGGGCCGCGGGCCCACTTCTTCGCCACGGTGATGGTGGCGACAGGTACGCTCATCTCGACGTTCTGGATTCTTGCATCGAACAGCTGGATGCAGACGCCGCAGGGTTATGCGCTTGAAGATGGCCGGATTGTGCCGGTGGACTGGTGGCAAATCGTCTTCAATCCGTCGTTTCCGTATCGTCTCGTGCATATGGCGCTTGCGGCGTTCATCGTCGCGGCAACCCTTGTCGCGGCATGCTCTGCCTGGCACCTGCTGCGAGGCCGGGGTGATGCGGCGATCCGGAAGGCCTTTTCCATGGCGCTATGGATGCTGCTTGTGGTCGTGCCTATTCAGATCTTCGTGGGGGATGCTCATGGCATCAACACGCGCGAACACCAGCCCGCCAAGATCGCCGCCATAGAGGGGCTCTGGGAGACGGAACACGGCGGGACGGCACTTAACCTGGTCGGCTGGCCGGATATGGAGCGCGAAGAGACGCGCTGGGCGGTGAAGGTCCCGCATCTGGGGAGCGTCATCCTGACTCATTCCTGGGACGGGGAAATCCGTGGGCTGAAGGACTTCGCGCCCGAAGACCGGCCGAATTCGACGATCGTTTTCTGGAGCTTCCGCATCATGGTCGGCATGGGCCTGCTCCTGCTGCTTATGGCGCTGGCAGGGCTCCTCCTGAGGCGCGGCGGGCGGCTCTACGCCAACCGTTTCTTCCAGCGCTTCGTGCTGCTGATGGCCCCGTCGGGTCTGATCGCATTGCTTGCGGGATGGATAACGACGGAGGCCGGCCGCCAGCCGTGGGTGGTCTACGGCGTGCTGCGCACCAAGGACGCCGTGTCGGCGGTCTCCGCACAGCAGGTGGGCACGTCTCTAATGATATTCGTGGTCGTTTACTTCGCCGTGTTCGGCACCGGCATCTATTACATGCTCAAGCTCATGGGGAAGGGGCCCGATCTGCCGCGCGATGCCGCCGAGGCTGCTGCGCCTGACACAGGGAAGGGCGCCCCGCGCTTCGACCACCGGCCGCTGTCGCGGCCCACCGACCCCATCGACGAGTGA
- a CDS encoding GGDEF domain-containing protein has protein sequence MGTMRRYGGYGVLLLAIPVIAMTVPEIAGHDLPELPYYLMLLAVLLACATAVGCMRSPAYERRTMLCLAIGLGCWAAGMANAIANSGTDDNAIINYVFFVAYGLPLLYAVSANRDEPTTPGRRIVDGILFLLLVVLCYLGVEDLQDGRGLLRHEYVGWVAAAFDVENVFLFLVFFVRAMAAESDAEFRFFRVTAVFLGVYAAAAAIHNHDVLYPQALWLQRAADTLPAIAFVLLACLLHANRTPRPFKPPYRRWARWAAAGFAPGVLLAAVFAMSVGIRESHGLVGRVALALAMLTYIVRVVQTQFWFATARDRLKEALSAVERLSLLDELTGVPNRRAFEHTLAALTGEAQRDGRPLSALMIDVDLFKTFNDTLGHPEGDVALVAVARLLAGTLRRPADFIARYGGEEFVVLLPNTPIQGAEVVARRMTRAVYDAALDFPHGIDGRVTVSIGIAFGNAPDGAALLRQADMALYQAKHAGRNGHVALDGAVDLSDLGFA, from the coding sequence ATGGGGACGATGAGACGTTACGGGGGCTACGGCGTCCTCCTGCTTGCCATCCCGGTCATTGCCATGACCGTGCCGGAAATAGCCGGTCACGATCTTCCCGAACTCCCTTACTACCTCATGCTGCTCGCCGTACTGCTGGCCTGCGCGACGGCTGTAGGCTGCATGCGCTCGCCGGCATATGAGCGGCGCACGATGCTTTGTCTGGCCATTGGCCTGGGTTGTTGGGCTGCGGGAATGGCTAATGCGATTGCCAACTCGGGTACTGACGACAACGCCATCATCAATTACGTCTTCTTCGTGGCGTACGGCCTCCCTCTGCTTTATGCGGTTTCGGCAAACCGGGATGAACCGACGACGCCCGGGCGGCGAATCGTCGACGGGATTCTTTTTCTGCTTCTTGTCGTCCTCTGTTACCTCGGTGTCGAGGATCTTCAGGACGGCCGTGGCTTGCTCCGTCACGAGTATGTCGGGTGGGTCGCCGCAGCGTTCGATGTGGAGAATGTGTTCCTCTTTCTGGTCTTTTTCGTTCGCGCGATGGCCGCAGAGAGTGATGCCGAGTTTCGCTTCTTCCGCGTCACCGCGGTATTCCTTGGTGTATACGCCGCCGCCGCGGCGATCCACAACCACGACGTTCTCTACCCGCAGGCGCTATGGCTGCAGCGGGCAGCCGACACCTTGCCCGCCATCGCGTTCGTCTTGCTTGCGTGCCTGCTGCACGCCAACCGTACGCCACGGCCATTCAAGCCCCCGTATCGTCGGTGGGCACGATGGGCTGCGGCCGGGTTCGCCCCTGGTGTGTTGTTGGCTGCTGTATTCGCGATGAGCGTCGGTATTAGGGAATCACACGGCCTGGTCGGACGTGTCGCCCTGGCCCTGGCGATGCTCACGTACATTGTCCGAGTGGTCCAGACGCAGTTCTGGTTCGCGACAGCACGCGACCGTCTCAAGGAAGCGCTCTCGGCGGTCGAGCGCCTGTCGTTGCTCGATGAACTCACCGGTGTTCCGAACCGTCGTGCTTTCGAACACACGCTGGCTGCGCTCACCGGTGAGGCACAGCGGGATGGTCGGCCGCTGAGCGCGCTGATGATCGACGTCGACCTGTTCAAGACCTTCAACGATACGCTCGGCCATCCCGAGGGCGACGTGGCCCTGGTGGCGGTCGCACGCCTGCTGGCAGGCACGTTGCGTCGCCCGGCGGATTTCATTGCCCGCTATGGCGGGGAGGAATTCGTGGTTCTCCTACCGAACACGCCCATCCAGGGGGCCGAGGTGGTGGCGCGCCGCATGACGCGCGCCGTGTACGACGCAGCACTGGATTTTCCACATGGCATTGATGGCCGCGTGACCGTCAGCATTGGCATCGCTTTCGGCAATGCCCCTGATGGGGCGGCGTTGCTCCGGCAGGCGGACATGGCCCTTTACCAGGCGAAGCACGCGGGCCGTAACGGCCATGTTGCGCTCGATGGGGCCGTGGACCTTTCGGATCTCGGTTTCGCATAG